The Aptenodytes patagonicus chromosome 27, bAptPat1.pri.cur, whole genome shotgun sequence genome contains a region encoding:
- the LOC143171457 gene encoding bax inhibitor 1-like, whose product MNVFDRNINFDALFKFSHISASTQEHLKRVYASFALCMFVAAAGAYINVVTHLFQFSFLTGLGALGLMIWLTATPHSRETEQKRLGMLAGFAFLTGTNLGPLLEMCISINPSIIPTAFLGTATIFACFSLSALYARRRSFLYLGGFLLSGLTLMLLSSVVNAFMRSTWLFTANLYLGLMIMCGFVLFDTQLIIEKAESGDKDYIWHCVDLFLDFVNIFRELLMILGMTENKKKEKK is encoded by the exons ATGAACGTCTTCGACCGAAACATCAACTTTGACGCCCTCTTCAAGTTCTCCCACAT CTCGGCCTCCACCCAGGAGCACCTGAAGAGGGTCTACGCCAGCTTCGCCCTCTGCATGTTTGTGGCGGCCGCGGGGGCCTACATCAACGTGGTGACCCACCTCTTCCAG TTCAGCTTCCTGACTGGCCTGGGTGCCCTGGGACTGATGATCTGGCTGACGGCCACCCCGCACAGCCGGGAGACGGAGCAGAAGAGGCTGGGGATGCTGGCCGGCTTTGCCTTCCTGACGG GCACCAACCTGGGGCCCCTCCTGGAAATGTGCATCTCCATCAACCCCAG CATCATCCCCACCGCCTTCCTCGGCACCGCCACCATCTTCGCCTGCTTCTCACTGAGCGCCCTGTACGCCCGGCGCCGCAGCTTCCTCTACCTGGGAG GTTTCCTGCTCTCCGGCCTCACCCTGATGCTTCTCTCCTCCGTGGTTAATGCCTTCATGAGATCCACTTGGCTCTTCACG GCCAACCTCTACCTGGGGCTGATGATCATGTGCGGCTTCGTGCTCTTCGACACGCAGCTCATCATCGAGAAGGCGGAGAGCGGGGACAAGGATTACATCtg GCACTGCGTCGATCTCTTCCTCGACTTCGTCAACATCTTCCGGGAGCTCCTGATGATCCTGGGCATGACTGAG aacaagaagaaggagaagaagtgA
- the LOC143171454 gene encoding nck-associated protein 5-like — MSESVAEAPGDGSPVALGETGTSHELLQRLRELEAENSALAQANENQRETYERCLDEVANHVVQALLNQKDLREECIKLKKRVFDLERQNQALSDLFQQKLQLSAGSLPQLPLHPVPVPLDAAASPQPGSTEQPPPPLTPSHCIAPLEVTPPVPSGSPGLSPGAPPLDALSPFFKKKAQILEVLRKLEETDPLLGPPPASPGSPEPCAAPGWPPCPLRGPGAAGGWRGAEGSPCSSPEEAAPPRGALLSALAERLLRGEGGCCRRNGEAPGGPPRQRRGEHPAFLGLYAPGEESPEGGFAPLSPGGDTNPLPSPPKVLKLPPPPGALRLSPQLTRTSKIPCRGGNPEASPALSCRASPDAPPEPGSPEPPAFPPPRNYEAAEQPPGPPGPPGSGERAAASPPSARRGTGVSAPSRRPGKKPPEPGYLPFKERLAALGKLRGAEGREPPGPGRPERGHGSEPRPPPRGGLGGSLKHPEPAHGGEPLARCYSSGSMGEPGKAGGKGRPAGGRTPPRAPPAPPAKTARSPHGSPTKLPTKAGAGKAGTPRSEEPAGAKAAGASRKAPPAPEPPSTGPPPGAAGHSAIEEKVMKGIEENVLRLQGQERAPAGEAKGKAAGGLASWFGLRRSKLPALSRRGDGGRGREWAGTPAPLRREVKLAARKLEAESLNISKLMEKAEDLRKALREEHAFLQGLALEKGRPRGPPRGPGHLPVMYQEVTAETFMQQLLDRVDGKDVPYESRLEHKRELCDLRRVPPDAKDPRLCRPPRNGIVGHLREPPDKVPDVGLRDELPSDESLSESGTSQHFAACGSLTRTLDSGIGTFPPPDYGGVPAKSTPKPRGRPEPLPGAVPARPPAITKVPRKARTLEREVPSAEELLVAGKHRSAPACRPPAPPGPHGHRTSPQDAGDNAGKPRRVQQSKNWTFPNAKACSAADPFLCPPGGLEGLHRPTLAPVCSPAGRRGASPEAPPPLPPTLSASSSRTPSASDVGDEGSTEARSRDGGHGPPGLEHSESLSDSLYDSLSSCGSQG; from the exons ATGTCGGAGAGCGTGGCCGAGGCGCCGGGAGATGGGAGCCCCGTGGCACTTGGCGAGACGGGCACCAGCCATGAGCTCCTGCAGCGGCTGCGGGAGCTGGAG GCAGAGAACTCGGCCCTGGCTCAGGCCAACGAGAACCAGCGGGAGACGTACGAGCGCTGCCTGGACgag gttGCCAACCATGTGGTGCAGGCGCTGCTCAACCAGAAG GACCTGCGTGAGGAGTGCATCAAGCTGAAGAAACGGGTCTTTGACCTGGAGCGCCAGAACCAGGCGCTGAGCGACCTCttccagcagaagctgcagctCTCGGCTGGATCCCTGCCCCAG ctgccacTGCACCCGGTGCCGGTGCCCCTGGATGccgcagccagcccccagccggGCTCCACTGagcagccgcccccgccgctgACCCCCAGTCATTGCATCGCCCCGCTGGAG GTGACCCCGCCGGTGCCGTCGGGCAgccccgggctcagccccggtgcccccccTCTGGACGCCCTCTCCCCCTTCTTCAAGAAGAAAGCCCAGATCCTGGAGGTGCTGCGCAAGCTGGAGGAGACGGACCCACTGCTGGGgccccccccggcctcccccggcTCCCCTGAGCCCTGTGCTGCCCCAGGCTGGCCCCCCTGCCcgctgcgggggccgggggctgctggggggtggcggggggctgAGGGCAGCCCCTGCTCCTCGCCGGAGGAGGCTGCGCCACCGCGGGGGGCCCTGCTCAGCGCTTTGGCCGAGCGGCTGCTGCGGGGCGAGGGGGGGTGCTGCCGGCGCAACGGCGAAGCCCCTGGGGGCCCCCCTCGGCAGCGGCGTGGCGAGCACCCCGCTTTCCTGGGGCTCTACGCCCCAGGCGAGgagagccccgaggggggcttcGCCCCGCTCTCACCCGGGGGGGACACCaaccccctgccctccccccccaagGTGCTCAAGCTGCCGCCCCCCCCTGGGGCACTGCGCCTCAGCCCCCAGCTCACCCGCACCTCCAAGATCCCCTGCCGCGGTGGCAACCCCGAGGCCTCACCGGCGCTCAGCTGCCGCGCTTCCCCCGACGCCCCCCCGGAGCCCGGCTCCCCCGagccccctgccttccccccgcCACGCAACTAcgaggcagcagagcagccccctgGGCCGCCGGGCCCCCCTGGCAGTGGGGAGCGGgcggctgcctcccctcccagtgcccGCCGCGGCACGGGGGTCTctgccccctcccgccgccctgGCAAGAAGCCCCCCGAGCCGGGCTACCTGCCCTTCAAGGAGCGCCTGGCTGCCCTGGGCAAGCTGCGGGGGGCTGAGGGCCGTGAGCCCCCTGGCCCGGGGCGGCCCGAGCGAGGCCACGGGTCTGagccgcggccccctccccgggggggcTTGGGGGGCAGTCTGAAGCACCCTGAGCCAGCACACGGTGGGGAGCCCCTGGCCCGCTGCTACTCCTCTGGCTCCATGGGTGAGCCCGGCAAGGCCGGGGGCAAGGGGCGCCCCGCCGGTGGCAGGACCCCACCGCgggcccccccggctccccccgccaaGACCGCCCGCAGcccccacggcagccccaccaagCTTCCCACCAAGGCGGGTGCCGGCAAAGCTGGGACGCCACGGAGTGAGGAGCCGGCGGGCGCCAAGGCGGCAGGGGCCTCCCGCAAAGCACCACCGGCCCCCGAACCCCCCAGCACGGGGCCGCCACCGGGTGCCGCCGGGCACTCGGCCATCGAGGAGAAGGTGATGAAGGGCATCGAGGAGAACGTGCTGCGGCTGCAGGGGCAGGAACGGGCCCCGGCGGGCGAAGCCAAGGGGAAGGCAGCTGGCGGCTTGGCCAGCTGGTTTGGGCTGCGCCGCAGCAAGTTGCCGGCTCTGAGCCGTCGTGGCGatgggggccggggccgggagtGGGCCGGGACGCCGGCTCCCCTGCGCCGGGAGGTCAAGCTGGCCGCCCGCAAGCTGGAAGCCGAGAGCCTCAACATCTCGAAGCtgatggagaaggcggaggatcTGCGCAAGGCGCTGCGGGAGGAGCACGCCTTCCTGCAGGGGCTGGCGCTGGAGAAGGGGCGCCCCCGCGggcccccccgcggccccggccaCCTCCCGGTGATGTACCAGGAGGTGACGGCCGAGACCTTCATGCAGCAGCTGCTTGACAG GGTGGACGGGAAGGATGTGCCCTACGAGAGCCGCCTGGAGCACAAGCGGGAGCTGTGTGACCTCCGGCGGGTCCCCCCCGATGCCAAAGACCCCCGGCTCTGCCGCCCGCCCCGCAACGGCATCGTCGGACACCTGCGGGAGCCCCCTGACAAG gtgcCTGACGTGGGGCTCCGGGACGAGCTGCCATCGGACGAGAGCTTGTCCGAGTCAGGGACGTCGCAGCACTTTGCTG CCTGTGGGTCGCTGACGCGGACTCTGGACAGCGGGATTGGGACCTTCCCGCCCCCCGACTACGGGGGGGTCCCCGCCAAGAGCACCCCTAAACCGCGGGGCCGCCCTGAGCCGCTGCCCGGCGCCGTGCCAGCGCGGCCACCTGCCATCACCAAAGTGCCGCGCAAGGCCCGGACGCTGGAGCGGGAGGTGCCCAGTGCGGAAGAGCTGCTGGTGGCCGGCAAACACCGGAGCGCCCCGGCgtgccgccccccggccccccctggCCCACACGGCCACCGCACCAGTCCCCAAG ATGCCGGTGACAATGCCGGGAAGCCGCGGCGCGTCCAGCAGAGCAAGAACTGGACCTTCCCGAATGCCAAAGCCTGCAGCGCCGCCGAccccttcctctgcccccccggggggctggaggggctgcaCCGTCCCACACTG GCACCCGTGTGCAGCCCGGCGGGGCGTCGAGGGGCATCCCCAGAGGCCCCCCCACCGCTGCCCCCCACCCTGAGCGCCAGCAGCAGCCGGACGCCCAGCGCCTCGGACGTGGGGGACGAGGGCAGCACGGAGGCCCGGTCACGGGACGGGGGGCACGGCCCCCCGGGGCTGGAGCACTCCGAGTCGCTCAGCGACTCCCTCTACGACAGCCTCTCCTCCTgcggcagccagggctga